GACACGGGCAAGCCCAACGGGACAGAAAAGCGCTCTTATGCTTCTTTCGTCTCTGCTTCAGCCGGGTCCTCCCCATTTGCCTTCTCCGGCGTTGCCGGAGCAAGGAAGAGGCAAACGGGTCCCGCCCGAGATCCCTTCCCCAAAACGGCCAAACGCTTCCGCGTTTGATACGTTGCCGTTTTGGCCGGGATGACGAGGAGTTTTCCTCTGCCCCGCGATACGGCCCCCCCATGCCAGCCCTCTCCGGCGGAGGGCTTAGCGCGTTGCCGGGGTCTGTCCTTCCATTACAGGAGATCTCGAACCTCACCCCGAGAGTGCCTTCACTTTGTTCAGGTCGCCGAGATGACGTCTTTATTCACCGCCGGGCGCCGGTTCCGCCGGGATGACGAGAAGGCTTGCCCCATGTCAAAGCAAAACTCCCCCGGCGCAAATTGACTTTTTCGGAGGATGTGTATATAATAAAGAAGAATTGAAAGGAGCGCACATGTCTTTTTCCGAAACCTATGAGCCCTGGGTCAACGACTACGACTCTGCCGGGCGCCTGACCTTTGAGGCCATTCTGGAGATGCTGGAGAGCATCAGCGCCCATCACTGCATAGCGGTGTCCGACAGCCTTGCCGAGCAGGGCGTCAGCTGGGTGCTGCTGGACTGGCGCGTGGTGATCCTCCGGCGGCCGGAGCAGTTTCAGAGCCTGCAGCTCAGGACCTGGGTGCGATGCTCCTCTCCCGGCAGCGCCACGATCCGGGATTACACAGTGACGGACCGGGAGGGCCGGGAGCTGATCAGGGCCTCCGCCAGATTTGCCTTGGTGGACATGCAGGCTCAGAGGTCTGTCCGCATCACCGAAGAGATCCTCAGGCCCTACGAGCCGGAGGACCGGGCCGTGTTTGACTCGGAGCCGGCGCGCCTGCGGGAGCCCCGATCCTTTGACAGCGAGCAGGAGATAGCCCTGCGGCGCAGCGACTTTGACTTCAACGGCCACGTGCACAACACCCGCTACGTAGAGTATGCCATGGAGGCCCTGCCGGCAGAGGACTACGCCCGGGCCCCATACACGGAGCTGAGGATCGCCTACCGCCGGGCCGTCACCGCCGCCGACCGGATCACTGTAAAGAGGGCCGCCGCAGACGACGGCGTGCGCTTTTGCCTGTATTCCGACGGGGCTCTCTGCGCCCTTGCGGAGCTGAAATAAGGAGGAGGTCACAGCCCCGGCGGACAGTGATCACAAGGACTATATGATGACAAAATACTGCTGCGCCATTCTTGCCTTTCTCGTGATCGCCATAGGAGCGGCGTCTTTGGCTGCCGATCCCGGAGAAGGCATGAGAACGAAATACAAAAAAGGAGCCACCACCATGACCGATCTCACCAAGCCGGGCAAAATAGCCAGGCCCATCATCACCAGCATCTACACAGCCGACCCCTCCGCCGTAGTGGGACAGGATGGACGGCTCTACGTCTACGCTTCCCACGACATGGATCCGGCCCGGGGCTGCGACTTCATGGACCGCTACCACATATTCTCCACCGAGGATATGGTGCACTTCCGCGACGAGGGCGAGATACTGCGCTCCGACGACGTGGAATGGGGCAGGCCCGAGGGCGGCTTTATGTGGGCGCCGGACTGCGCCTTCAAGCGCGGCAAATACTGGTTTTACTATCCCCACCCCACCGACAGCCGCTGGAATGACAGCTGGCAGTTCGGCGTGGCCGTGAGCGACTATCCCAACAAGGATTTCCGGGACATAGGCTACGTCCGGGACGCCGCGGGCCGGGGCATCGGCGGCGACTCGCTGATAGACCCCTGCATCTTCATAGATGACGACGGCGCCAACTATTTCTATTTCGGCGGAGGCGCCATGCCCCGGGGCTGCAGGCTGGAGGACGACATGATCACCGTCCGGGGCCGGGTGCGCCCCATGGAGGGCCTGGAGGACTTTCACGAGGCGTCCTGGGTGTTCAAGCGGAATGGGCTCTACTACATGACCTACTCCGACAACCTGCCGGGCAACAACCGGCTGCGCTACGCCGTAAGCCGGGACCCTCTGGGACCCTGGGAATACAAGGGCATCTATCTGGCCCCCACCGGCTGCGACACCTCCCACGGCTCCGTCACGGAATACAAGGGGCATTGGTACGCCTTTTATCACAATTGCTCCATATCCGGACCGGGCAATCTCCGCTCCGTGTGCGTGGACGAGCTATTCTTTGAAGACGATGGCTCCATCAGACTGGTGGAGCAGACCGACCGGCCCTGCGCCTCTGTGGGTCCCGCCCCCGAAACCGATCCCAGGACCAAGACCTATCCGGCGGCAAAGGCCGTCCGGGAAGGAGAGCTGGCAGCCGCGGACGGCGTGGTCACCGGCTTTGAACACCGGGGGGCGTTCCTGCGCTTTTCCAAGACCGACGGCTATGACGGCGGCAGGGCCGCCCTCTCCATCCGCTACTCCAACGGCACGGGCAAGCTGACCCGGGTGCGCCTTGTGGTGAACTCTGCCGACTGGTCCCTCATCAATCTGGTCCCCACCGAAGGCTGGGAGGACTTTGGCGAGGCCTGCTTCACCGTACCCCTGAAAAAGGGCCGGACCAACACCATAGACATAGCAGGCTTCGACGGAGAGGCGGCCGTAAGGTCCCTCACCGTAGAGCCCCTGGACTAAAGGGAGGCACTTATGAATTTCACAGCGCTTGACAGATATCTGGACACCTTTTACGAAGAAAAGAACGTTCCCGGCGTGGGCTGCGCCGTGTCCATAGGAGGCGAGATAGTCCACCGGCACTTCGCCGGCTTTGCCAACGTGGAGCGGCAGATACCCTTTGCGGAGGACACCCTCTTCAATCTCTATTCCGCCACCAAGTTATCCACTTGTACGGCGGCCATGCGTCTCACCGAGCAGGGTATCCTCTCCCTTGACGCCCCGGCGTCGGACTATATCCCGGAGCTGGGCAAGGTGACCGTGCGCCGGGAGGACGGCAGCGTATCCCCGGCCCAAAACCCCATACTGGTGCGGCACCTGATGTCCATGTCGGCGGGCTTCTCCTACGACAGCAGCGCGAAACCTGTGCAGGACCTGCTCCGGGAGACCGGCGGCAAGCCCACCACCCTGCAGGTGGTCCGGGCCCTGGCAGAGGAGCCCCTGCTCTTCGAGCCCGGGACCCGCTTCCGCTACAGCTTCTGCCACGACGTGCTGGCGGCGGTGATGGAGGAGGCCGCAGGGATCCCCTACCCCGAAGTCCTGAAGAGAGAGCTCTTTGACCCTCTGGGGATGACCGACACGGCCTTCACCCTCAACGACGAGCAGCGAGAGCGGCTGGCGCCGGAATACCACGGCTTTGACGGCAAGACGGGCAAGGCCCGGGAGGTCATAAAGAAGGAAGGGGTCAACATGGGCATGGGGCCACTGTACCGGTCCGGCGGCGGAGGGCTGATATCCTGCGTCCGGGACTATGAGAAGCTGGCGGCCATGCTCTCCAACCGGGGATTGACGGCGGAGGGCCGGAGAATCCTTTCGGAGACTTCCATAGACCAAATGCGGACCTGTCAGCTGGGCCCGGAGGCCATGAAGGACTTTGAGGCTCTGGGAGGCTGGAGCAAGGCGGGCTACGGCTACGGCCTGGGCGTCCGGACCCTGCTGGACCCGGACAGGAACCACTCCCTCAGCGCCAAAGGGGAATTTGGCTGGGACGGAGCCCTGGGCTGCTATCTGCTGGCCGACCCGGCGAGAGGCGTAGGCATATTCTACGCTCAGCAGGAAGGGGGCTCTCCCTGGTACACCTGGCACGGCATGATCAGGAATTACGCCTATGCCGGAGTATTGGGCAGCAATTAGCCTGCATAATAGTGTCAGCAGGCCAAAAATGTGCTATAATTAAAAACGGGCGCGTTACAAACACACCGAATCAAATACTGCAGGAGAAAACCATGAAAAGATCCGAGATCAACAAGCTTTTACGCGAAGCGGCCGCCTTTGCGGACAAAATGAATTTCCGGCTCCCTCCCTTTGCCTACTGGTCACCGGAAGAATGGGCCGAAAAAGGCCATGAGTACGACGAGATCAGAGACAATATGCTGGGCTGGGATATCACCGACTTTGGCAAAGGCGATTTTGACAAGATAGGCCTTTTGCTCTTTACCATCCGCAACGGCAATCTCACCGACAAGAAATACGGCAAGCCCTACGCCGAAAAGCTGCTCATCGTAGAAGTAGATCAGGTGAC
The DNA window shown above is from Abditibacteriota bacterium and carries:
- a CDS encoding beta-lactamase family protein, which encodes MNFTALDRYLDTFYEEKNVPGVGCAVSIGGEIVHRHFAGFANVERQIPFAEDTLFNLYSATKLSTCTAAMRLTEQGILSLDAPASDYIPELGKVTVRREDGSVSPAQNPILVRHLMSMSAGFSYDSSAKPVQDLLRETGGKPTTLQVVRALAEEPLLFEPGTRFRYSFCHDVLAAVMEEAAGIPYPEVLKRELFDPLGMTDTAFTLNDEQRERLAPEYHGFDGKTGKAREVIKKEGVNMGMGPLYRSGGGGLISCVRDYEKLAAMLSNRGLTAEGRRILSETSIDQMRTCQLGPEAMKDFEALGGWSKAGYGYGLGVRTLLDPDRNHSLSAKGEFGWDGALGCYLLADPARGVGIFYAQQEGGSPWYTWHGMIRNYAYAGVLGSN
- a CDS encoding family 43 glycosylhydrolase, translated to MRTKYKKGATTMTDLTKPGKIARPIITSIYTADPSAVVGQDGRLYVYASHDMDPARGCDFMDRYHIFSTEDMVHFRDEGEILRSDDVEWGRPEGGFMWAPDCAFKRGKYWFYYPHPTDSRWNDSWQFGVAVSDYPNKDFRDIGYVRDAAGRGIGGDSLIDPCIFIDDDGANYFYFGGGAMPRGCRLEDDMITVRGRVRPMEGLEDFHEASWVFKRNGLYYMTYSDNLPGNNRLRYAVSRDPLGPWEYKGIYLAPTGCDTSHGSVTEYKGHWYAFYHNCSISGPGNLRSVCVDELFFEDDGSIRLVEQTDRPCASVGPAPETDPRTKTYPAAKAVREGELAAADGVVTGFEHRGAFLRFSKTDGYDGGRAALSIRYSNGTGKLTRVRLVVNSADWSLINLVPTEGWEDFGEACFTVPLKKGRTNTIDIAGFDGEAAVRSLTVEPLD